A genome region from Tenebrio molitor chromosome 4, icTenMoli1.1, whole genome shotgun sequence includes the following:
- the LOC138127686 gene encoding fatty acid synthase-like: protein MPEMDASQPHSRSDEPDFQYSRWLSSAPPGEEVVISGMSGRLPDSRNVHEFRDNLFSKTDMVNDDDRRWKLDHPEVPQSSAKIRDIDHLDAGYFGMHHRQANIMDPMMRVLLETAVEAIIDAGMNPSEVEGSRTGVFAGSCWSDMEHSILMGVTEPQKFGLTGYMRSLNVQRVSYFLKLKGPACIVDTACSSSLNALDLAFKAIRSGQCDNVIVSGSNLLLHPGNTLQFFRLGVLSNDGVCRVFDQDASGYGRGEAIASIFLQKAKNARRIYAQIINTKANSDGFKEQGITFPSTLAQKQLMTEIYDESGIHPSELSFLEAHGTGTQVGDPQEVEAIDDALARKRDKPLLVGSVKSSMGHTEPASGVCSIIKVLIAMETGLIAPNINLKQIKAGMKGFEQGRMKVVLDLTELEGDEALVGVNNFGFGGNNCHTVLKRFKKKKVDGGVPKNDVPMLVCVSGRTEEAVLSLLNCRKLDAEHVGLFHQIYKKKIANHIYRGFTIASKNGPLRTSSKFFSFQHKPLSVYFGKFERSFKLLGSCLLHFPVFKNTISRIDNILATKNVNILDTISKDQIQEDNILGAIAVQAGLVDVLKSLEVIPTAVYGDSWGKIVRAYYYDLITIEEMALTAYKISQEPSNIHFDGIAKFNSLLKSVPKRQDRYFSKTPNLANLQLRSHSLSHETLIKMPKNSLVLNVSDQKLDNKEVLLLEGNLVNFLEVLGRLYEGGHNPQLHKLYPEIVYPVSRGTPMISPMVKWDHDKSWFAYKFTEFIASDAEQRHCNVSNDYEEFKHIAGHVIDGRNLFPATEYLRLVWQTFAQSRRLLVNDLPVIFENCKFIRAVTMPKNGLVKLIITIQRGTGNFEVIDKDAVLVTGRISRCSNMSREQINLEPHVLNTEDPTLILEQDEIYKELNLRGYNYSGMFKGIARCDISASTGLVKWENNWTTFMDKMLQMKILQVDSRLLYVPVGIRKLTIDPLKHHQIVESFKDNESLIPVHVYKESNIIKSGGIEIRGLTAKSISKKKPRLEPVLEKYEFVPNQEWLDLTQLIRVNIQIILENTLETQFKAVEIPEGSDEILSPLVCKVLDDVPVVTPDLIISTKTVLDPIPGVKIEQFVLTAESNLLLIIATKLLQNPTSLRQVLNSLHPKGFVLTREQLDLKIPDLDNIEVVTEYKMAKEKLILFKKSEDKIETKFVEVLSNNSEWLKQLQNFVKSEANVVVYGQNHESDGLIGLVNCLRREPGGHKVKCFLMMDEVPDFDPRLPFYGDQLRKNLAINIYKSGKWGTYRHLLLEELQEVECEYCLGDVLAKGDLSSMRWLEGPPSDESRLPESRVLIYNCYSAINFKDIMLASGRISAEAITTDRIEQECLIGIEFAGLDRKGRRVMGMIDNRAIATHVRGDSQLLWAVPDSWSLEEAATIPVVYSTVMYALHLAVDLKPKSTVLIHSGTGGIGLAALNVCLHHQFEIYVTVGTQDKRDYLRKHYPQIPESHIGNSRDTSFEEMIKAGTNHRGVDAVLNSLSEDKLRASVRCLARGGHFLEIGKFDLANDSSLSLLLLERGASYHGIMLDKIFKNSQESKVKLVDALYQGIHDGYVKPLPRVVFARDELVPAFKYMTTGTHIGKVLMKVRDEGDVRGVGPKRLFPALPRFNCDLTKSYVIIGGLGGVGLELADWLILREARKLVLVSRSGVKTGYQAQRIRLWRSYGVEVQISTRDITTKQGCLDLIREATELGSIDAIFNLAVVLKDALLEDQTEETFRLSLAPKARTTTHLDEITREICPHLRYFVIFSSVSCGRGNAGQTNYGMANSIMERICERRKRDGFSALAIQWGAIGDVGLVAKMQKENKELVIGGTLQQKISNCLEVLDRFLMQDNPIVASMLVAEKRNRGHGATSAVEAVANVLGIKDIKTVSQHATLAELGLDSMMGTEVIQLLEKEFEIYITAKDVRSLSFAKLTDIESEKRNVEEEVSLNKTQQGTDLLIQFIPDSQADSRPIVRLSCEGEDNEGQTVLVFPGIEGVFTHLDALVKSLRARVLGVQYSYQEPEISVEEIAKTSLPHIEKNISKDESLTLIGYSFGVSVCLEVLSLLENRGYSAKVISIDGSPTYLRSSMLNFVPGDTEAEFQTNLVYKILAMLIPVELLAPYREKFLMCSDLDERCDLGLTLIPSEVVNRQKLDKQAVVALYNRSKATLNYEFCHDKIRSKAYLFKAKYPIVNEDEDYHLSMAFKHSVQVATVDGDHVTILKQSELIKEINKLIACMDDI, encoded by the exons ATGCCAGAAATGGATGCGAGTCAACCTCACTCCAGATCCGACGAACCCGACTTCCAGTACAGCCGATGGCTCTCTTCCGCCCCTCCGGGCGAAGAAGTGGTTATTTCCGGCATGTCCGGTCGCCTTCCGGATTCCAGAAACGTCCACGAATTTCGCGACAACCTCTTCAGTAAAACGGACATGGTGAACGATGACGACCGACGCTGGAAATTGGACCATCCGGAGGTTCCCCAAAGCAGTGCTAAAATCCGCGACATCGACCACTTAGATGCGGGATACTTCGGGATGCACCACCGCCAGGCAAACATCATGGACCCCATGATGCGGGTTTTATTGGAGACGGCGGTGGAGGCGATCATTGATGCCGGAATGAATCCCTCGGAGGTGGAAGGTTCGAGGACTGGAGTCTTCGCGGGTTCGTGTTGGTCGGACATGGAGCACAGCATCCTGATGGGTGTTACAGAACCGCAGAAATTTGGACTGACAGG ATACATGAGGTCTTTGAACGTGCAGAGGGTCAGTTACTTTTTGAAACTAAAAGGTCCGGCGTGCATCGTCGACACAGCTTGCAGTAGTTCACTGAACGCTTTGGATTTGGCGTTCAAAGCCATCAGGAGTGGACAATGCGACAACGTTATAGTCAGCGGCAGCAATCTTCTCCTACATCCAGGCAACACTCTTCAGTTCTTCCG ATTGGGAGTACTGAGCAACGATGGCGTCTGTCGTGTGTTCGACCAAGACGCTAGCGGTTATGGCAGGGGTGAGGCCATTGCGAGTATCTTTCTCCAAAAAGCGAAGAATGCGCGGCGGATCTACGCCCAAATCATCAACACCAAAGCCAATTCTGACGGCTTCAAAGAACAAGGCATCACTTTCCCTTCTACTCTAGCCCAGAAGCAACTCATGACGGAAATCTACGACGAGAGCGGGATCCACCCTTCCGAACTCAGCTTCTTGGAGGCGCACGGAACTGGTACCCAAGTCGGAGATCCCCAAGAAGTAGAAGCGATCGATGACGCTTTAGCCAGAAAACGCGACAAACCTCTCTTGGTCGGATCTGTAAAATCGAGTATGGGCCACACAGAACCAGCCTCTGGAGTTTGTTCCATCATCAAAGTGTTGATTGCGATGGAAACTGGGTTGATTGCTCCCAATATCAACCTGAAACAGATCAAGGCGGGCATGAAAGGGTTCGAGCAAGGGAGAATGAAGGTGGTACTCGATTTAACAGAGTTAGAAGGCGACGAGGCTCTCGTGGGAGTCAACAATTTTGGTTTCGGAGGTAATAACTGTCACACGGTGCTCAAAagattcaaaaagaaaaaagtcgACGGAGGAGTACCCAAGAATGACGTTCCCATGTTGGTCTGCGTTAGTGGACGCACAGAAGAAGCAGTTTTGTCTCTGCTGAATTGTAGAAAACTTGACGCCGAACACGTGGGTCTATTCcatcaaatttacaaaaaaaaaattgccaatcATATTTATCGAGGCTTCACAATAGCTTCAAAGAACGGTCCCCTCAGGACCTCGTCGAAATTCTTTTCATTTCAACATAAACCTCTTTCCGTCTATTTTGGCAAATTCGAACGCTCCTTCAAGCTTCTAGGTTCCTGTCTTCTGCATTTTCCAGTCTTCAAGAATACAATCTCCAG AATCGATAATATCTTGGCAACCAAAAACGTCAACATCTTGGACACGATTTCGAAAGATCAAATCCAAGAAGACAACATCCTCGGTGCTATTGCCGTACAAGCCGGACTCGTGGACGTCTTGAAATCTTTAGAAGTGATCCCAACCGCAGTGTATGGCGACTCTTGGGGCAAGATAGTCCGCGCTTACTACTACGACCTCATAACCATAGAAGAAATGGCATTGACAGCCTACAAGATCAGTCAAGAACCGTCGAACATCCATTTCGACGGCATCGCCAAATTCAATAGTTTGCTCAAATCAGTTCCCAAAAGACAAGACCGATACTTTAGTAAAACCCCGAATTTGGCAAATCTACAGTTGCGTAGCCACTCATTGAGCCACGAAACGTTGATCAAAATGCCGAAAAATTCGTTGGTGTTAAATGTTTCCGACCAAAAATTAGACAACAAAGAAGTTTTGCTTTTGGAAGGCAACCTCGTAAACTTTTTGGAAGTTTTGGGAag ATTGTACGAAGGCGGTCACAATCCTCAACTGCACAAGTTGTACCCTGAAATCGTGTACCCAGTGAGTCGAGGCACTCCCATGATCTCGCCCATGGTCAAGTGGGATCACGACAAGAGCTGGTTCGCTTACAAATTTACTGAGTTCATTGCGTCAGACGCTGAACAGAGGCATTGCAATGTTTCGAACGACTACGAAGAATTTAAGCACATAGCGGGGCACGTGATTGATG GTCGCAATTTGTTTCCTGCCACGGAATATCTGCGACTAGTATGGCAAACCTTTGCTCAAAGTCGGAGATTGTTGGTGAACGACTTGCCCGTGATTTTCGAAAACTGCAAATTTATACGTGCTGTAACGATGCCGAAAAATGGTCTTGTTAAACTCATCATCACTATCCAGAGAGGCACTGGTAACTTTGAAGTTATAGACAAAGACGCAGTTCTTGTGACAGGTCGAATTTCCCGTTGTTCTAATATGAGTCgagaacaaattaatttagaacCACATGTTCTCAACACTGAAGATCCAACATTAATCTTGGAGCAAGACGAGATCTACAAAGAACTCAACCTTCGGGGATATAATTACAG TGGTATGTTTAAGGGTATTGCGAGGTGTGACATAAGTGCCTCCACCGGTCTAGTCAAGTGGGAGAACAATTGGACCACATTCATGGAtaaaatgcttcaaatgaagATTCTTCAAGTTGACAGCAGATTGCTCTACGTTCCTGTAGGAATAAGAAAGTTAACAATAGATCCATTGAAACATCACCAAATAGTCGAAAGTTTCAAAGACAACGAATCGCTTATTCCTGTGCACGTCTACAAGGAGAGCAACATCATAAA ATCTGGCGGAATTGAAATTCGTGGGCTTACAGCGAAGTCCATTTCAAAGAAGAAACCTCGTTTGGAGCCAGTTTTGGAGAAGTATGAGTTTGTTCCGAATCAGGAGTGGCTCGACTTGACCCAGCTGATAAGAGTAAACATTCAAATCATCCTCGAGAATACTTTAGAAACTCAATTCAAAGCGGTTGAAATCCCGGAAGGTTCTGATGAAATTCTATCGCCTCTGGTTTGTAAAGTGCTAGACGACGTCCCTGTCGTCACTCCTGATCTAATAATCTCCACCAAAACTGTTTTGGACCCGATTCCTGGTGTCAAAATCGAACAATTTGTTCTAACTGCTGAGAGCAACTTGCTTTTGATCATCGCTACTAAACTTTTACAAAATCCCACTTCCTTAAGACAAGTGTTGAACTCTCTTCACCCTAAAGGTTTTGTCTTGACTAGAGAACAACTCGACCTTAAGATCCCGGATTTGGACAATATCGAAGTTGTCACCGAGTACAAGATGGCCAAAGAGAAATTGATACTTTTTAAGAAGTCTGAAGATAAAATTGAGACGAAATTTGTCGAGGTTTTATCGAACAACTCCGAGTGGTTGAAGCAgttgcaaaattttgtaaaatctgAAGCGAATGTCGTGGTTTACGGTCAAAACCACGAATCTGACGGCTTGATAGGATTGGTCAACTGTCTCAGGAGGGAGCCGGGGGGACACAAGGTCAAGTGTTTCCTCATGATGGACGAGGTGCCAGATTTCGACCCTCGACTACCTTTCTATGGAGATcaattgagaaaaaatctCGCCATAAACATTTACAAGTCGGGTAAATGGGGGACTTACAGACACCTGCTGTTGGAAGAGTTACAAGAAGTGGAATGTGAGTATTGTCTCGGAGATGTTTTAGCAAAGGGAGACTTGTCGAGCATGAGATGGTTAGAAGGGCCGCCCAGTGACGAGTCCCGACTCCCCGAATCTCGAGTCCTCATCTAT AACTGCTACTCCGCCATCAACTTCAAAGATATTATGCTCGCATCGGGTCGCATAAGCGCGGAAGCTATCACCACCGACCGCATCGAACAAGAGTGTCTGATAGGTATCGAGTTCGCCGGATTAGATCGGAA AGGGCGCCGAGTCATGGGAATGATTGACAATCGTGCGATTGCAACTCACGTCAGAGGTGATTCCCAGCTTTTGTGGGCGGTACCCGACTCGTGGAGCTTGGAAGAAGCAGCCACCATCCCCGTTGTCTACTCCACAGTGATGTACGCTTTGCATTTG GCCGTAGACCTCAAACCCAAGAGTACCGTCTTGATCCATTCCGGTACCGGCGGAATCGGTCTCGCGGCATTGAACGTCTGCCTTCACCACCAGTTCGAAATTTATGTCACAGTCGGGACTCAAGACAAGCGAGACTATCTTCGAAAGCACTACCCCCAGATTCCTGAAAGTCACATCGGCAACTCTCGCGATACCTCTTTCGAGGAAATGATCAAAGCCGGTACTAACCATCGCGGCGTTGACGCCGTGTTAAATTCTTTGAGCGAAGATAAGCTCAGAGCATCGGTGAGGTGCTTGGCGCGCGGCGGACACTTCTTAGAAATTGGAAAGTTCGACCTCGCGAACGACTCGAGTCTCAGTCTTCTCTTGCTGGAACGAGGAGCAAGCTACCACGGAATCATGTTGGAcaagattttcaaaaactcGCAGGAATCAAAAGTGAAACTTGTCGACGCTTTGTACCAAGGTATTCACGATGGGTACGTTAAGCCCTTACCGAGGGTCGTGTTCGCCAGAGACGAACTGGTGCCGGCGTTCAAATACATGACCACTGGGACGCACATAGGGAAGGTGTTGATGAAAGTGAGGGACGAAGGCGATGTGCGAGGTGTTGGACCCAAAAGGTTATTCCCGGCGCTTCCGAG ATTCAACTGCGACTTGACCAAGTCGTACGTCATCATTGGGGGATTGGGAGGAGTCGGTTTGGAATTGGCTGATTGGCTGATCTTGAGAGAAGCCCGAAAATTGGTACTTGTCTCCAGATCGGGAGTAAAAACAGGATATCAAGCCCAAAGGATAAG ACTTTGGAGGTCTTACGGCGTTGAGGTTCAAATTTCGACGCGAGACATCACAACCAAGCAAGGCTGTCTTGATTTGATCCGCGAAGCTACCGAACTAGGTTCCATCGATGCCATCTTCAATTTAGCTGTTGTTCTTAAAGATGCGCTCTTGGAGGATCAAACCGAAGAGACTTTCCGCCTGTCCTTGGCCCCCAAAGCTCGAACCACCACCCATCTGGATGAAATAACTCGCGAGATCTGTCCACATTTGCG GTATTTTGTCATCTTCTCTTCGGTTTCCTGCGGTCGCGGCAACGCCGGTCAGACCAACTACGGCATGGCCAACTCGATCATGGAAAGGATCTGTGAGAGAAGAAAACGCGACGGATTTTCAGCTTTGGCGATCCAGTGGGGCGCCATTGGAGAC GTGGGACTTGTTGCCAAGATGCAGAAGGAGAACAAGGAACTGGTGATCGGTGGTACTCTCCAACAGAAGATCTCGAATTGTCTGGAAGTGTTGGATAGGTTCCTGATGCAAGACAATCCGATTGTTGCCAGCATGTTGGTCGCAGAGAAGCGCAACAGGGGTCACGGTGCGACTAGCGCTGTGGAAGCTGTTGCCAACGTCTTGGGCATCAAGGACATTAAGACCGTGAGTCAACATGCGACGCTGGCCGAGCTGGGGTTGGACTCGATGATGGGCACTGAAGTTATTCAACTTTTGGAGAAGGAATTCGAGATTTACATTACCGCTAAAGACGTCAGGAGCTTGAGTtttgccaa GTTGACGGATATCGAGTCAGAGAAAAGGAACGTCGAAGAAGAGGTGAGTCTGAACAAGACGCAACAAGGCACCGACTTGCTCATCCAGTTCATACCGGACAGCCAAGCCGATAGTAGACCGATTGTAAGACTCTCTTGTGAAGGCGAAGACAATGAGGGACAAACGGTTCTAGTCTTTCCGGGAATTGAGGGAGTCTTTACGCATCTTGACGCCCTCGTAAAAAGTCTTCGAGCTCGAGTTTTGGGAGTGCAGTACAGTTATCAGGAGCCCGAAATTTCAGTAGAggaaattgcaaaaacaaGTCTTCCA CACATCGAGAAAAATATATCCAAAGATGAATCGTTGACTTTAATCGGTTACTCTTTCGGAGTTTCAGTCTGTCTAGAAGTTCTTAGTTTGTTAGAGAATAGAGGTTATAGTGCCAAAGTGATTTCAATCGATGGTTCACCGACATATCTGCGGTCGAGtatgttaaattttgttccGGGCGACACCGAAGCCGAGTTCCAAACCAATCTcgtgtacaaaattttggcGATGTTAATACCGGTGGAGTTGCTGGCCCCGTACAGG GAAAAGTTTTTGATGTGTTCAGACTTGGACGAGAGGTGCGATCTAGGCCTGACGTTAATACCTTCGGAGGTTGTCAATCGACAAAAACTGGATAAACAAGCTGTGGTCGCGCTGTATAACCGGTCCAAAGCCACCTTAAATTATGAGTTTTGTCACGACAAAATTCGGTCCAAAGCTTACTTGTTCAAGGCCAAGTATCCCATAGTTAATGAAGACGAAGATTACCATTTGTCGATGGCTTTCAAGCATTCCGTACAAGTTGCCACGGTCGATGGCGATCATGTTACCATATTGAAACAATCGGAGCTAATTAAAGAGATCAATAAATTAATAGCATGTATGGATGATATCTAG
- the LOC138128175 gene encoding fatty acid synthase-like, producing the protein MPKKSLVLNVSDQKLDNTNVLLLEGNLVNFLEKYEFVPNQEWLDLTQLMRVNIQIILENSLETQFKAVELLEGSDEILSPLVCKMLDDVPVVTPDLTVSTKTDLDPITGVKIEQFVLTPESNLLLIFLNSLQPKGFVLTREEVEFEISDLDHIKIVTEYQTAKEKLILFKKSEEKIETKFVEVLSNNSEWLSQLQNFVKSVANVVVYGQKRVSDGLIGLVNCLRREPGGHKVKCFLMMDEVPDFDPRLPFYGDQLRKNLAINIYKSGKWGTYRHLLLEELQEVECEHCFGDVSAKGDLSSMRWLEGQPIDESRLPETKVLIYNYYSALNFRDIMLASGRISAEAITSDRIEQECLIGIEFAGLDSNGRRVMGMIDNRAIATHVRGDSRFLWVVPGSWSLEEAATIPVVYSTVMYALLLAVDLKPKSTVSTPLQGESVSRH; encoded by the exons GTTGCTTTTGGAAGGCAACCTCGTCAACTTTTTGGAGAAATATGAATTCGTCCCGAATCAGGAGTGGCTCGATTTGACCCAGCTGATGAGAGTCAACATTCAAATCATCCTCGAGAATAGTCTAGAAACTCAATTCAAAGCAGTTGAACTTCTGGAAGGTTCAGATGAAATTCTATCGCCTCTGGTTTGCAAAATGCTAGACGACGTCCCTGTCGTCACGCCTGATCTGACAGTCTCCACCAAAACTGACTTGGACCCGATTACTGGTGTCAAAATCGAACAATTCGTTCTAACTCCTGAGAGCAACTTGCTTTTGATC TTCCTGAACTCTCTTCAACCTAAAGGTTTTGTCTTGACTAGAGAAGAAGTCGAATTTGAGATCTCTGATTTGGACCATATCAAAATTGTCACCGAGTACCAAACGGCCAAAGAAAAATTGATCCTTTTTAAGAAGtctgaagaaaaaattgagaCGAAATTTGTCGAGGTTTTATCGAACAACTCCGAGTGGTTGTCTCAGTTGCAAAACTTTGTAAAATCTGTAGCGAATGTCGTGGTTTACGGTCAAAAGCGCGTATCTGACGGCTTGATAGGATTGGTCAACTGTCTCAGGAGGGAGCCGGGGGGACACAAGGTTAAGTGTTTCCTCATGATGGACGAGGTGCCAGATTTCGACCCTCGACTACCTTTCTATGGAGATcaattgagaaaaaatctCGCCATAAACATTTACAAGTCGGGCAAATGGGGGACTTACAGACACTTGCTGTTGGAAGAGTTACAAGAAGTGGAATGTGAGCATTGTTTCGGAGACGTTTCAGCAAAGGGAGACTTGTCGAGCATGAGATGGTTGGAAGGGCAGCCCATTGACGAGTCCCGACTCCCCGAAACTAAAGTCCTCATCTAT AATTACTACTCCGCTCTCAACTTCAGGGATATTATGCTGGCGTCGGGTCGCATCAGCGCGGAGGCCATCACCAGCGACCGCATCGAACAAGAGTGTCTTATAGGTATCGAGTTCGCCGGATTAGATTCGAA TGGACGCCGAGTCATGGGAATGATTGACAATCGTGCGATAGCAACTCACGTCAGAGGTGATTCCCGGTTTTTGTGGGTGGTACCCGGCTCGTGGAGCTTGGAAGAAGCAGCCACCATTCCCGTTGTCTATTCCACAGTGATGTACGCTTTGCTTTTG GCGGTAGATCTCAAACCCAAGAGTACCGTCTCCACTCCGCTACAGGGGGAATCGGTCTCGCGGCATTGA